Proteins encoded together in one Planctomyces sp. SH-PL14 window:
- a CDS encoding transposase produces MVLVADRNFCTSRILFGIVQRSAFFVIRQHGSNLSWEREGKRRRIGRTATGMMFEQTLDLNYEGQTLPVRRLTIELDGPTNQGESEVHILTNLPAETVPAGEVVEAYRLRWTIEEAFQCLTEVLRCEVETLGYPRAALLSFAVAVVAWNTYAVVAGSDRPVARPKKAPNFENTHRNVPASAGVTGIRRPPTYARSWNGEPGPLSGLHRPSRPNGLVGVRLFASEIVTSQFDFVVRWLRSVFQCRLAK; encoded by the coding sequence ATGGTGCTCGTCGCCGACCGGAACTTCTGCACGAGCCGGATCCTGTTCGGAATCGTGCAGCGTTCGGCCTTCTTTGTGATCCGTCAACATGGCTCGAACCTCTCCTGGGAGCGGGAAGGGAAGCGGCGGCGGATCGGCCGGACGGCGACGGGGATGATGTTCGAGCAGACCCTGGACCTGAACTATGAGGGCCAGACGCTGCCGGTCCGGCGGCTGACGATCGAACTGGACGGACCGACGAACCAGGGGGAGAGCGAAGTCCACATCCTGACGAATCTTCCGGCTGAAACAGTCCCGGCCGGCGAGGTGGTGGAGGCATACCGCCTGCGGTGGACGATCGAAGAGGCGTTCCAGTGTCTGACGGAGGTTCTGCGGTGCGAGGTGGAAACGCTGGGCTATCCGCGGGCGGCCCTGTTATCGTTTGCAGTGGCGGTGGTGGCCTGGAACACGTATGCGGTGGTCGCGGGAAGCGACAGACCAGTCGCTCGGCCGAAGAAGGCGCCAAACTTCGAGAACACTCACCGGAACGTGCCAGCTTCCGCAGGGGTGACCGGGATTCGAAGACCGCCAACGTATGCCCGAAGCTGGAACGGAGAGCCCGGCCCGTTGAGCGGACTTCATAGACCCTCGCGTCCAAACGGTCTCGTCGGCGTTAGATTGTTTGCGAGCGAA
- a CDS encoding M56 family metallopeptidase has product MAAASTALLPVLGRSLLILTVTATLVYAAAAIGCSLARRASAAFKHAVWGIAALTVLVSPILLPPLQSWLPRGVVSSSALPASLRPRSLSGPPPHLPVLSQWPAPALSLPPVEVSAPPQRESDFAPQASVAPFPRRVDPAGPTWSLPIPWRSLLVGTWLVGLLVHGVLMAATALHLRHFVRRCRPTRHASAVAILHQAEGALGLPRQTTLLDSDTATVPFLAGLFHPTIVLPASASGWPADRLRSVLTHELVHVRRRDIAWQKVARLTAALVWFHPFAWIALRRLRIEAEFATDNAVLAAGHPPVDYAEHLLSILRSAGPTRRLPPTVLSMAGRSPAELRIRAILDTTKNRCPSTRRQLGGLLASGMVAIAAAGFCVPTTGQEAAPSAPGRDVDKQTQTSQTDPSSSDLPTVAAASDRRVQTALQTVDTIDVRADRTLLEAVRQIAWRHDLPIRLDDQSFRRLGVSTYDRPGAMSLADVSLRSSLKRLVEALNDRALAPIVLDPKVKDGAVEIVASDDPYMRSLEGDARQNRLTAIQGTVQTADGRPAPRARIELRNYASSTFVLADAVGRFRVPIRLPHRNGLLVLAENEAQDADAQLLPTLGADQDCPPLVLTLEPRVRLEVLARDAQGAVVPNAQVSVVSANRPAVHGQTGKDGRFLMDLPRRLPVDAVAVWKDGTGFDYRLYREYLENRRTERGVASSLVGELTFALTGAGSVKLAVKDEEGRPVAGLKVYPNAVQRADQIEQLALGLTGDFARTTDAAGEVAFPWIPTWHLSPIWFRHLSPTFASRLISVDPPGTGERKTEVVLSRRVQITGHVRTADGSPVPGARVASITAGWVGSRGGGVVFADHEGGYSIGLDPDCLGMLVAFSSDGRMVSPARDHINTALRIDQQAVDLVVEPARRVHGRIRRPAGLSSSWSVSLRQRGREVHDVPGVLLPNPKGLNSRIQPYLGHQPATLKGDEFEFFVGPGQFSLETWPEAKSPQLDRSRTFLIGDEPEFHFDVEFLEPDSAELKGRVVSENAAASVGDARIFARDLGTKNFHRTATADKGGTFQITRIRQPTMVVAYSADRKFGGMKIVEAEDDSAEVPLMPMATATVRLVDAQGRPVTSKVTLRGDLVPFHNGRQSLWITDNRVVPDADGRVRLTGLILNIPYRLTIADDVNQNNRTLKETSFAEPGEVDLGDLNFEAGR; this is encoded by the coding sequence ATGGCTGCCGCTTCCACCGCGCTGTTGCCCGTCCTCGGCCGCTCGCTGCTGATTCTCACCGTCACCGCCACGCTTGTTTACGCCGCCGCGGCGATCGGATGCAGCCTCGCCCGCCGGGCCTCGGCCGCCTTCAAGCACGCTGTCTGGGGGATCGCGGCCCTCACGGTCCTCGTCTCGCCGATCCTTCTGCCCCCGCTCCAGAGCTGGCTACCACGAGGCGTCGTCTCATCGAGCGCGCTCCCCGCGTCTCTTCGGCCGCGGTCTCTTTCCGGGCCCCCGCCGCACCTCCCGGTCCTGTCGCAGTGGCCGGCGCCGGCCTTAAGCCTGCCGCCGGTCGAAGTCTCTGCTCCTCCGCAGCGGGAGTCGGACTTCGCTCCTCAGGCATCGGTCGCCCCGTTCCCCCGGCGGGTCGATCCCGCGGGGCCGACTTGGTCCCTCCCGATTCCCTGGCGTTCCCTCCTCGTGGGGACGTGGCTCGTGGGACTGCTCGTCCACGGGGTCCTGATGGCGGCCACGGCGCTCCACTTGCGACACTTCGTCCGTCGGTGCCGGCCCACGCGGCACGCGTCCGCGGTCGCGATTCTCCATCAGGCCGAGGGCGCGCTCGGTCTCCCGCGGCAAACGACGCTGCTCGATTCGGACACCGCCACGGTCCCGTTCCTGGCGGGTCTCTTTCATCCGACGATCGTGCTCCCGGCCTCGGCCTCCGGCTGGCCGGCCGATCGACTCCGGTCCGTCCTGACGCACGAGCTCGTCCATGTCCGCCGCCGCGACATCGCCTGGCAGAAGGTCGCCCGGCTGACGGCCGCCCTCGTCTGGTTTCATCCCTTCGCCTGGATCGCTCTCCGCCGCCTCCGCATCGAAGCCGAGTTCGCCACGGACAACGCGGTCCTCGCGGCCGGCCATCCCCCGGTGGACTACGCCGAGCATCTTCTGTCCATCCTCCGCAGCGCCGGCCCGACCCGGCGCCTTCCTCCGACGGTCCTCTCGATGGCCGGCCGTTCGCCCGCCGAGCTGCGGATTCGCGCCATCCTCGACACGACGAAGAACCGGTGTCCGTCGACTCGCCGGCAGCTCGGAGGCCTCCTTGCGTCCGGCATGGTGGCAATAGCCGCGGCTGGCTTCTGCGTCCCCACGACGGGGCAGGAGGCGGCTCCGTCCGCGCCGGGACGGGACGTCGACAAGCAGACTCAAACGAGCCAGACCGATCCCTCGTCTTCCGATCTGCCGACGGTTGCGGCGGCGTCCGATCGCCGGGTGCAAACGGCGCTGCAGACCGTCGACACGATCGACGTCCGCGCCGACCGGACGTTGCTCGAAGCGGTCCGCCAGATCGCGTGGCGGCACGACTTGCCGATCCGGCTCGACGATCAGAGCTTCCGCCGACTCGGGGTCAGCACGTACGACCGTCCGGGCGCGATGTCGCTGGCCGATGTCAGCCTGCGTTCGTCACTCAAGCGGCTCGTCGAGGCCTTGAACGATCGCGCCCTGGCCCCCATCGTCCTCGACCCCAAGGTGAAAGACGGCGCGGTCGAGATCGTCGCCTCGGACGATCCCTACATGCGGTCGCTGGAAGGGGACGCCCGCCAGAACCGGCTGACGGCGATTCAGGGGACCGTCCAGACCGCCGACGGGCGTCCCGCGCCCCGGGCTCGGATCGAGCTGCGGAACTATGCCAGCAGCACCTTTGTCCTGGCAGACGCCGTGGGACGCTTCCGCGTCCCGATCCGCCTTCCGCACCGGAACGGCCTGCTGGTCCTCGCCGAGAACGAGGCCCAGGACGCCGACGCACAGTTGCTTCCAACTCTGGGTGCCGATCAGGACTGTCCGCCACTCGTGCTCACGCTTGAGCCGCGGGTCCGGCTGGAAGTCCTGGCCCGCGATGCCCAGGGAGCCGTGGTGCCGAACGCGCAGGTCTCGGTCGTCTCCGCCAACCGTCCCGCCGTTCACGGCCAGACCGGGAAGGACGGGCGGTTCCTCATGGACCTTCCTCGCCGATTGCCGGTCGACGCCGTGGCCGTGTGGAAAGACGGAACGGGTTTCGACTACCGCCTCTATCGCGAGTATCTGGAGAACCGGCGAACCGAACGCGGAGTCGCTTCGTCGCTGGTTGGAGAGTTGACGTTCGCTCTGACCGGCGCCGGCTCCGTGAAGCTGGCCGTGAAGGACGAAGAGGGCCGCCCGGTCGCGGGGCTCAAGGTCTATCCCAACGCGGTCCAGCGAGCCGATCAGATCGAACAGCTGGCGCTGGGGCTGACGGGGGACTTCGCCCGGACAACGGACGCCGCCGGCGAAGTCGCCTTCCCCTGGATCCCGACCTGGCACCTAAGTCCGATCTGGTTCCGCCACCTCTCGCCGACCTTCGCCTCCCGCCTCATCAGCGTGGACCCGCCGGGAACGGGAGAGCGGAAGACCGAAGTGGTGTTGAGTCGTCGCGTCCAGATCACGGGTCATGTCCGAACCGCCGACGGCAGCCCGGTCCCCGGCGCCCGGGTGGCGAGCATCACCGCAGGATGGGTGGGTTCCCGTGGCGGCGGCGTTGTCTTCGCCGACCACGAAGGGGGCTATTCGATCGGCCTCGATCCCGATTGCCTGGGAATGCTGGTGGCCTTCTCCTCGGACGGCCGGATGGTTTCCCCGGCCCGGGACCACATCAACACCGCGCTTCGGATCGATCAGCAGGCTGTCGATCTGGTGGTCGAGCCCGCACGGCGCGTCCATGGACGAATCCGGCGGCCGGCTGGGCTGTCGTCCAGCTGGTCCGTCTCTCTTCGACAGCGTGGACGGGAGGTCCACGACGTTCCCGGAGTCCTGCTGCCGAACCCGAAGGGGCTGAATTCGCGCATCCAGCCTTACCTGGGACATCAGCCCGCGACTCTCAAGGGCGACGAGTTCGAGTTCTTTGTCGGTCCCGGACAGTTCAGCCTGGAAACCTGGCCGGAAGCGAAGTCACCTCAGCTCGACCGAAGCCGGACGTTCCTGATCGGTGATGAGCCGGAGTTTCACTTCGACGTCGAGTTCCTCGAGCCCGATTCAGCGGAGTTGAAAGGGCGGGTCGTCTCGGAGAACGCGGCCGCCAGCGTCGGTGACGCCCGGATCTTTGCCCGGGACCTGGGGACGAAGAACTTCCACCGGACCGCGACGGCGGACAAGGGAGGAACCTTCCAGATCACCCGCATCCGGCAGCCGACGATGGTGGTCGCCTACTCCGCGGACCGAAAGTTCGGCGGAATGAAGATCGTTGAGGCGGAGGATGACTCCGCCGAGGTCCCGTTGATGCCGATGGCGACCGCCACGGTCCGGCTGGTGGATGCCCAGGGACGGCCGGTCACCAGCAAAGTGACGCTCCGCGGTGACCTGGTCCCGTTCCACAACGGCCGCCAGAGTCTGTGGATCACCGACAACCGGGTAGTCCCCGACGCCGACGGCCGAGTCCGACTGACCGGCCTCATCCTGAACATCCCCTACCGGCTGACGATCGCGGATGACGTGAACCAGAACAACCGGACGCTCAAGGAGACGAGCTTTGCCGAGCCCGGAGAAGTCGACCTCGGTGACTTGAACTTCGAGGCCGGACGATGA
- a CDS encoding DUF4375 domain-containing protein: MIFDGGEAAYQKSLSSLSPEESHLALVSWCDTEVCNGGFHQFFLNSTGMVAPEASKDSSDVAFAEGGVKWTLHTFSEGKRTARVEIPAKSPLSTDIEEAVDLGKSTPDAVNHAPSVLVDSALIRINFLEGKTVISIRKSPSSVWEQRSREPTKSDTRLRAMLLRRAKMNERI; this comes from the coding sequence GTGATTTTCGATGGCGGGGAAGCCGCGTATCAGAAGTCGCTGTCTTCGTTGTCGCCGGAGGAGAGTCACCTGGCCCTCGTCTCGTGGTGTGATACCGAGGTCTGCAATGGAGGATTTCACCAGTTCTTTTTGAACTCAACCGGCATGGTTGCGCCCGAGGCATCGAAGGATTCCAGCGATGTTGCATTTGCGGAAGGTGGAGTGAAATGGACTCTGCACACCTTTTCGGAGGGCAAGCGCACGGCCCGAGTTGAGATCCCGGCCAAGTCTCCCCTCTCCACGGACATCGAAGAAGCGGTGGATCTCGGCAAATCGACGCCTGACGCCGTAAACCACGCTCCGTCAGTCTTGGTCGATTCCGCGCTGATTCGAATCAACTTTTTGGAGGGGAAGACGGTAATTTCCATTCGCAAATCGCCGTCGTCTGTGTGGGAGCAGAGGTCGAGGGAGCCCACTAAATCAGACACACGGCTGCGCGCCATGTTGCTCAGACGTGCAAAGATGAACGAACGAATCTGA